In a single window of the Dreissena polymorpha isolate Duluth1 chromosome 3, UMN_Dpol_1.0, whole genome shotgun sequence genome:
- the LOC127874708 gene encoding complement C1q tumor necrosis factor-related protein 3-like, translating into MNTLVCMTLCLHVLSVMGQPAMEQPAESDYDELAEADSKSLQNTLVALQKSTRLSRQRWVNALKKKDGSCKNCRNSATVAFTALLNKPKENIGRGQKIIFQNVVLNKGGAYNPRTGVFTAPVTGLYLFSATLLHEPERGSLHAALVHSGRRVALLHATSGMWDEGSQTVIIQVNKGEQVWIQNKNGYNSLIYGMGFSSFAGVLLG; encoded by the exons ATGAATACGCTGGTCTGTATGACACTGTGTCTGCATGTACTCTCCGTGATGGGACAACCTGCGATGGAACAACCTGCTGAGTCCGATTATGACGAGCTGGCTGAGGCTGACAGTAAG AGCCTACAGAATACGCTTGTAGCCCTCCAGAAAAGTACGAGACTCTCGAGGCAGAGGTGGGTAAATGCCTTAAAAAAGAAAGATGGATCTT GTAAAAATTGTCGAAACAGTGCCACTGTGGCGTTTACTGCTTTGCTGAATAAACCCAAAGAGAATATTGGCCGAGGTCAGAAAATAATCTTCCAAAATGTGGTCCTAAACAAAGGCGGGGCGTATAACCCAAGGACCGGAGTCTTTACAGCGCCCGTCACTGGACTCTATCTGTTTTCGGCAACGTTGTTACACGAACCCGAAAGAGGTTCGTTGCATGCAGCACTTGTGCACTCCGGTAGAAGGGTCGCCCTGCTTCACGCAACTAGTGGGATGTGGGACGAAGGTAGCCAAACTGTTATCATTCAGGTAAACAAAGGCGAACAGGTTTGGATTCAGAATAAAAATGGATACAACAGTCTCATTTATGGTATGGGGTTCAGCTCATTTGCGGGAGTTCTATTAGGATGA